The window CGGTGATCGAGCCGGCTGCGCGGCCGCCGACATTGGCGACATCGGCAACGCGGCTCTTCAACAGCTTGTCATAGGCCTCACCCATCGGCATGCGCCATGCGCCCTCGTCTTCCGCCCGCGCTGCCGCGAGGAAAGCGTCAGCCAGATCGTCATTGTTGGAAAACACACCGGCATTCTCGTTACCGAGTGCCACGATCATCGCGCCGGTGAGGGTTGCGAGGTCGATGATGCCGGAAGGATTGAACCGCTCCTGCGTGTACCAGAGCACATCGGCCAGGACGAGGCGCCCCTCGGCGTCGGTGTTGATCACCTCCACCGTGTCGCCCTTCATCGAGCGGATGACATCGCCGGGACGGGTTGCCTCGCCGCTCGGCATGTTCTCCACCAGACCGACGAGGCCGACGACATTGGCCTTCGCCTTGCGGGCGGCAAGAGCCTTCATGACGCCGGAGACGACACCGGCACCGCCCATGTCCATGACCATGTCTTCCATGCCGGATGCGGGCTTCAGCGAAATGCCACCGGTGTCGAACACAACGCCCTTGCCGACGAAGGCGAATGGCTGTTCGTCACCGCCGCCATTCCAGCGCATCACGGCCACTTTGGTCGGGCTGGCAGACCCCTGCCCCACCGCCAGCAACGTCCGCATACCGAGTTCGTGGAGTTCCGGCTCCTCGAGGATTTCCACCTCGACACCCAGTGTCTCCAGCCCCTTCAACCGCTCGGCAAACTCGATGGTCGTCAGGATGTTGGAAGGTTCATTGGTAAGGTCGCGGGTGAAAAACACGCCTTCGGCGAGGGCTGCCATCGGGACGAGGGCAGCTTGCACATCCTCCGGCTTCGTCACCATCAGTGTTGCGTCGGCGGGTTGCTTGCCCTTGCCCTCACCTGTCAGATGCGCCTCGAACGCATAGGATCGCAGGATCAGGCCGTAGCCGATGTCCGCCGCACGCCGGTGCGAACCGGCGCAGACCAGCAGGGCGTCATTTCCCTTGGCGCCGGCCAGAGCGGCACCGGCAGCGCGCGCCGTGGTTACATCGACTGACTTTTCCAGCTTCAGCACCAGCACGGCCTCGGCCTTCAGCCCCGCGGGCGCGACAAGGGCGTGGACTTTGCCAGCGCCAAGATCTGCGAAGGTATCACTGTCGGCAAAGCGTTGCAGGGCGCCCTTGGTGAGCCGATTGACCCGGCGGGCCAGCGGATCCATGCCGCCCTCTGCCGTCATGAGCACAGCGACCTTACCTTCCGTGTCGGCGATGGCTTCCAGATCGGTCTCGACGGTTTGGATGGCGATAGGCGTGGTCATGGAGTAATTCCTCGTTTGCATACAGCTGTTCGCACCTTCTTATGCCGATTGCCACGGCATTGCCAGATTGGGGTGACGCCCCCCGCGCCGGGCGCTAAGGTGCGGCGCAAATAGGGCCCGCGGGGCCGAAAGCGAGAGCCGATTAAGATGCGCCATCTCGATGGCTATGTCCTGAAACACCTTCTGCTGGCGTTTGCCTTTTTCACGGTAATCCTGACCGGGGTGATCTGGCTTGGCCAGTCTGTGCCACTGATCGACACCGTGATCGCCTCGGGACAATCCATGGTAATTTTTCTTCGCTTTTCGCTCTACGTTTTGCCGTTCGTGCTGATGATCGTACTGCCGCTGGCGGCCTTTGCCGGGGCGCTCTACGCGATCAACAAGCTGTACGGGGATTCGGAGTTGGTCGTCATGATGGCGGCGGGCCAGAGCCCGATGCGGCTCGCGCGCCCGGTGCTTCTCTACGGAGCTATGACAGCGACGCTGACGCTGATTGCCACGGTATGGCTGGTGCCGATGGGCGAGGTAAGATTATCGGCAGGTCGGGCGGCCATTCAGTCGGAACTGGCGGGAGCGTTGATCCGCGAAGGTCAATTTCTGCACCCCGACAGCGGGCTGACGATCTTCCTGCGGGAAGTATCCGATACCGGCCGGATCGCCGGCCTGTTCCTGCATGACAACCGCGATCCCGACAACCCGACGACCTATTCGGCCTCCTCCGCCCGGTTTCTGCGCGAGGGCGATCAGGCGCGGCTGATCATGCGGGATGGTGTGGCGCTTGCCTATTCGGAAGAACGGCGGTTGCTGGCGCGGGTGCAGTTCGACGAGTTCACCTATGATCTTTCCGAATTGCTGGCGGCAGCGCCGGAGATCCGCATCCGGCCGGAATCCTACGCGCTGGGCGACCTTCTCGACCCGACGCCGGAAATGCTGTCCAGTCAGCGCTATGAACTTGCGGATTACCTGGCCGTGGGGCACGAGAAGATCGTGCTGGGGCTCAATGCGCTGCTGATGCCGTTGATCGCGCTTGCCGTCATGCTGACGGGCAATTACCAGCGGCGGGGGTTTGCCAAGCGTATGGGAGCGGCAATCGTGCTGGGAGTGTTGCTGGCCGCTGCGGGCGTGGCGTGCAAATCAGTGGTGATCAGCAATGCAGGCAACTGGCCCTTGTTCTACCTTGCCCCATTACTGGCCGTGATGTTCAGCGGTTTTCTGCTGTTCCGGGCCTCCCAACCCGTGGCCAGACCACGGAGAATTGCGGCATGACGCTTTCCCGTTATCTTCTGCGCGTATTCCTGTCTCGGACGATCCTTGTCCTCGTTGTCCTGTTCTTCATCGTCGCGCTGATGATGTTCATCGAAAGCCTGCGCCGCGCCGGGCGGGCAGATGCCGGGTTCGACTTCGCCCTGAAGCTGACAGTGCTGGAAGTAGCGCCGGTGATGGCACAGGTGTTTCCGTTGGTGTTGATGCTGGGTGCACTGGCGACGTTTCAGGCGCTGTCCCGCTCCAGCGAACTGGTGATCATCCGGGCTGCCGGGGTGTCGGCCCTGCGCTTCCTGACCGTGCCGGTACTGGCAGCGGTGGTGATCGGCGTTCTGGCGGTATTATTCTTCAGCCCGATCGTGGCGCTGAGCAAGGCGGGCGCTACGGCGATGCGGGAGGAAGCGTCCCGCTCCGGTCGCAACGTGCTGTCGCTGAACGAGGATGCGCTGTGGCTGCGGCAGGGCACGTTGGAGGGGCAATCCGTTATCCAGGCAAACAGGGCAAGCGCTGACGGGCGGGTCTTGTTCAGCGTGCGCCTGCACCAGTTCGATCCTGACAACCGGCTGACGGCACGGATTGAGGCCAATTCAGCGACGCTGACACCGGATTCGTGGATTTTGCGTGGTGTCCGCCGGTGGGAACTGGCGGCAACGGCGGACGGATCGCTGGGTGAGGCGGAGCAGATCGTTGAACTGCGGGTACCGACCAACCTTTCGACGGAGCAGATCCTAGACAACTTCGCGCCACCGGAATCGGTGTCATTCTGGGCCCTGCCCGGCTTTATTCGCCAACTGGAGCGGGCAGGCTTTTCCGGGCGCAGGCACCGGCTGTATTTTCAGTCCGAACTGGCTCGCCCTGCCCTTTTTGCCGCCATGGTGCTGATTGGCGCCGGCTTTTCCCTTCGGCATGCGCGTTTCGGGCAGACGGGCGTGATGATCCTGTTGTCGATCTTCGCGGGATTCCTGCTGTATTTTTTCAAGGACCTGTCGGAGTCGCTCGGCAACAGTGGTGACATTCCGATCATCCTCGCGGCCTGGGCGCCGCCGGCGGTAGCGATCCTGCTGGCGCTTGGCTTGTTGCTGCACCTGGAAGACGGATAATGCGGACGATTCTTGCGGTAATGATCTGGCTGGCCGCCACACTTCCATCGTGGGCGCAGGGCGAGGAAGTGACCTTGCTGGCAGACCGGGTCGATATCTCGGGCAATGGTGATGTGATTACAGCCAGCGGCGCGGTGACCGTACGCTATCAAGGGCAGGTTCTGGAGGCGCGGCGCATCATCTACGATCGCGGCGCAGACCGGCTGAGGGCCGAAGGGCCGATCCGCTTGCTCACGGGCGACAACGTGATCGTGCTGGCCGATCTGGCTGAACTCGATGCCGACATGGAGAACGGGCTGGTCATGGGGGCACGTCTGATCCTCGACGAACAATTGCAGATTGCAGCGGAGAGCGGAGAGCGGATCGGCGGGCGTTATAACGGGCTGGACCGGGTGGTGGCCAGCAGTTGCGTTGTCTGCGCGGAGCGCCCGACGCCACTGTGGCGCATCCGGGCCCGGCGAGTGGTGCATGACGAGGTCGCGGAGAGGATCTATTTCCGCGATGCGTGGTTCGACCTCGCCGGTTATCCCATACTTTATCTGCCGGCGTTGCGAATTCCCGCACCGGGGGTGGAGCGTGCGACCGGCGCCCTGATGCCGACTTTTTCCGGTTCGGACATCTATGGCTACGGCGTGAAGCTGCCCTACTATGTCGTGCTGGGCGATCATGCCGACGTTACGCTGACACCCTTCATCACCAGCGAGAGAACGATCCTGCTGGAGAGCGAATATCGGCAGAATTTCCGCAGCGGGAACATTGAACTGTCCGGCGCCTTCAGCCTGACGGACGGGCTGGAGCCCGGTGAAATCCGCGGGTTCGTCGCCAACCGTGGCCATTTCGATCTGGCCTACGGGTACGACCTCGATTTTGAACTGAACCTCGTAACCGACGACGCGTTCCTACAGGAATTCAACTATTCCGACGATGACAGGCTGACGAGCTTTCTCGATGTCACTCGCTATCGCGCAAGCGATTACACGGAATTCCGGATTGCCGGCTACCAATCCCTTCGGGACGGCGAGGATGCGGGTGAAATTCCGCTGGTGCTGCCCAGTTTCGAGACACGCAAGGTTTGGGATGCCGGGCCGCTCGATGGCCGCCTGGGGGCCGGACTTGATGTGATGAACCTGGTACGGACCGACGGCCGCGACGTCCTTCGGCTGGGCGGTGGCGGGGATTGGCGCGGGAGCCATACCTTTGACACCGGCATCCAGTTCGCTGCCGTCGGCGACCTGCGTTTCGACGCCTATCATATTAGCGACGATGCCGGTTTCGACGAGGAATTCGTGACCCGCACGCTGCCGACAGTCGGCGTTACCCTGCGCTGGCCTTGGGCCCTGAACACCGGCGCGGCCACCCATGTGATCGAGCCGATTGCACAACTGGTCTATTCCGACAGCTTCCAATCCGGCGACATTCCCAATGAAGACAGCCTGTTGCCGGAGCTGGACGAAACCTCGCTCTTTTCCCTCAACCGCTTTCCGGGACAGGATGCACAGGAAACGGGCTCTCGCGCCAACATCGGCATCAACTACACAAGATACGATCCGAATGGCTGGGAAGCGTCACTTACGGCGGGACAGGTTTTTCGCGAGGAGGCCGGTGACCGGTTTTCAGTCGGGTCCGGCCTGACGGGGCTGACCTCCGATTTCATTATTGCAGCCTCTGTCGATCTGCCGCCGGGATTGGAGATGAATGCGAGCGCGTTGTTTGCGCCGGACTCGCTGACTTTCAGGCAGGGCTCGTTCGCGATCGCCTACGAGAGCGTGAAGTTCGACGTCGAGACAGGCTATGTCTTTCTTGCCGCTGACCCGCAGGATCAGACAATGAGCCTGCTGCCCGAGCGACAGGAATACCGGCTGAGTACCCGCTACCGTTTTGCGCCGCACTGGGAGTTCACTGGCGAATTCCGCTACGATCTGGCGGAGACCCGCTCTATCCTGCGCAAGGCCGGGCTGACCTATGGCAACGAGTGTGCCGAGATCGCGTTTTCCGTCTCGCGGCGGCTGGCGACTTCCGGTAACGTTCCGACATCGACCAATTTCGGGTTGAGCCTGAACCTGACGGGGCTTGGCAGTCGCTCCAACCCCGAGTGGCCTACGCGCAGTTGCGCTGTGAGATAGAGCCGGATACACCGGCCCAATGATGATGAGAGTTGCCGTGAAGAGACTTCTTGTAGCCAGCCTGCTGATCGCCCTCACCCCTTTCGCACAACCGGCGAGAGCGCAGGAATCCGGGACGCCCTATGCGCCGGTTGTCGTCGTGAACGAGAGCGTGATTACCGGATACGAACTGGAACAGCGGGCGCGGATGCTGGAAGTTTTCGGTGCGGGCGGCGATGTGCTGGCGCTGGCGGAAGAGCAGTTGATCAGTGACCGGCTGCAACTACAGGCGGCTGAAACACTGGGCCTGGAAATCGACGACGAAACCGTTGAGAGCGCGGCCGAGGAATTTGCCGGCCGACGGGAACTGACGGCGGAGGTCCTGCGCAATGCCCTCCAAGCCCGTGGCGTGGCGCCGGAAACATTCAACGCCTTCATCCGGGCGGGCATCACATGGCGCTCGGTGGTCCAGAGCCGGTTCCGCCGGCAGGCGACGCCGACAGAAAACGATCTTGATGCTGCGCTTGCGCTGGCCGACAGAGGCCTGCAGAAGAGCGTGCTGTTGCAGGAAATCGGGATGCCCTTCGCCGAAAACGGCGAGGAGGAAACGATGGACACGGCATGGCGACTTTCTCGAGAGTTGAACCGTGGCGGCAATTTTACCGGCGCGGTCCGGCGTTATTCCAAGACACCGTCGCGGGCGCGGGATGGTAAGCTTGGTTGGCTGCCGGAGACGGCGCTGCCGCCACAGGTCGCGGCACAGATCCTGGCCCTGCAGGTCGGAGAAGTGACCGCGCCGATCCCGATTACGCGCGGCGTTTCCATCCTGAAACTACTGGACGTGCGTGAAGAAGCCCGCGAATCCACAAGCGACGGGCCACTGACCGTCACCTACAGTGAATTGATCATCCCACTTTCACAGAATGCCGCCGACGGGGCCGTGAATGCGGCCCGGAACCAGGCGGAGCGCATCCGCTCGGACACGGAGTTGTGCCGAGACCTCGACCAGAGGGCAGACGAATTCGGCATTGGCAGCGGTCGCAGTGAACCGACGCCGGTTGGGGCCGTACCACAAAGCATCAGCCTGCTCCTTTCGCAGATGGACCCGGGTGATATCGAGATTCAGGAGGATAGCCGGGGTGTCGTGCTGGTGATGCTTTGCGCCCGGTCTAACGAAACCTCGCCGGAGGAGCGCGAGGCCCTGCGGCAACGGCTATTCAATCAACGTATGAACACGCTCGGACAGGGCTATCTGCAGGACCTGCGAGGGGACGCCGTGATCGAGCGGCGTTCCTGAATCCGTCATGCCAGCCCCGATCGCGTTGACGATGGGTGATCCGGCCGGAGTGGGGCCGGAACTGAGCCTAGCCGCCCACGCCCGGCTGAAAAATGGCGCACCGTTCTACCTTGTTGGCGATGTCCGCCACATGCGGGCATTGGCCGCCGGCAGCGGGCAGACGGTGGCGGCAATTACCGCGCCAGACGATGCTGCGGCAGTGTTTGCGGACGCCCTGCCCGTGCTCGACCTGCCGCTGGCCAACCCAGTAACCGCCGGAACGCCGGATCTTGGCAACGCTGCCGCCGTGATTGGCAGTATCGAGGCCGCGGTTGCACAGGTGCATTCCGGCGTGGCATCGGCTGTGGTGACAAACCCGATTTCCAAGCTGGTGCTGAGAGAGGGCGCTGGGTTCGCCTTTCCGGGGCACACGGAGTTTCTGGCCCATCTGGCAGGTGTCTCCCGCTCGGTCATGTTACTGGCAGCACCGGCGCTGAGGGTGATCCCGGTGACGATCCATATTCCTGTAAGCGACGTGCCGGCGGCGCTGACGCCGGAAGTGCTGGAACAGACGTTACGGATCGCTCATCACGCGATGATCTCCGATTTCGGCCTGCCCGAACCACGGATTGCCGTTGCGGGTCTGAACCCGCATGCCGGCGAAGGCGGGACCATGGGGCACGAGGATGCCAGTGTCATCGCGCCGGTGCTGGAGCGGTTGCGCGGTGAGGGGATGGATCTGCGCGGCCCCCTGCCCGGCGACACGATGTTTCATCCGGCGGCGCGGGCGGGTTATGATCTCGCGGTCTGCATGTACCACGATCAGGCGCTCATCCCGATCAAGACGCTGGATTTCGAACATGGCGTGAACGCGACGCTCGGGCTGCCGTTCATTCGTACGTCGCCGGACCATGGCACTGCGTTCGACATTGCAGGACGCGGTATCGCCTCCGCCGAAAGCCTGATCGCGGCGATCGAGATGGCCGCGAGCATGACCGGAATGCGTGCACGATGAGTGATGGACTGCCGCCGCTGCGGGAGGTGATCGCCGAACACGGGTTGTCGGCACGCAAGTCGCTTGGCCAGAACTTTCTGCTGGACCTCAACCTCACCCGCAAGATCGCACGGCGGGTGGGCGATCTGTCGGGTTGTGATGTGCTTGAAATCGGCCCTGGACCGGGAGGTCTGACGCGAGCGCTGCTGATGGAGGGGGCACGACACGTCGTGGCAATCGAACGCGACGCCCGCTGTATCCCGGCGCTGCAACAGATTGCAGCCGCCTATCCGGGCCGATTGACAGTGTTGGAAGGGGATGCGCTGGAGATCGACCCCCTGCCGCATTTGAACGGCCCGGTCCGTATCGCCGCCAACCTACCCTAC of the Algicella marina genome contains:
- a CDS encoding leucyl aminopeptidase; amino-acid sequence: MTTPIAIQTVETDLEAIADTEGKVAVLMTAEGGMDPLARRVNRLTKGALQRFADSDTFADLGAGKVHALVAPAGLKAEAVLVLKLEKSVDVTTARAAGAALAGAKGNDALLVCAGSHRRAADIGYGLILRSYAFEAHLTGEGKGKQPADATLMVTKPEDVQAALVPMAALAEGVFFTRDLTNEPSNILTTIEFAERLKGLETLGVEVEILEEPELHELGMRTLLAVGQGSASPTKVAVMRWNGGGDEQPFAFVGKGVVFDTGGISLKPASGMEDMVMDMGGAGVVSGVMKALAARKAKANVVGLVGLVENMPSGEATRPGDVIRSMKGDTVEVINTDAEGRLVLADVLWYTQERFNPSGIIDLATLTGAMIVALGNENAGVFSNNDDLADAFLAAARAEDEGAWRMPMGEAYDKLLKSRVADVANVGGRAAGSITAAQFLKRFVKDDMPWIHLDIAGVAFTKSATTFAPKGATGWGVRALDRLIRDKYES
- a CDS encoding LptF/LptG family permease — protein: MRHLDGYVLKHLLLAFAFFTVILTGVIWLGQSVPLIDTVIASGQSMVIFLRFSLYVLPFVLMIVLPLAAFAGALYAINKLYGDSELVVMMAAGQSPMRLARPVLLYGAMTATLTLIATVWLVPMGEVRLSAGRAAIQSELAGALIREGQFLHPDSGLTIFLREVSDTGRIAGLFLHDNRDPDNPTTYSASSARFLREGDQARLIMRDGVALAYSEERRLLARVQFDEFTYDLSELLAAAPEIRIRPESYALGDLLDPTPEMLSSQRYELADYLAVGHEKIVLGLNALLMPLIALAVMLTGNYQRRGFAKRMGAAIVLGVLLAAAGVACKSVVISNAGNWPLFYLAPLLAVMFSGFLLFRASQPVARPRRIAA
- the lptG gene encoding LPS export ABC transporter permease LptG, whose translation is MTLSRYLLRVFLSRTILVLVVLFFIVALMMFIESLRRAGRADAGFDFALKLTVLEVAPVMAQVFPLVLMLGALATFQALSRSSELVIIRAAGVSALRFLTVPVLAAVVIGVLAVLFFSPIVALSKAGATAMREEASRSGRNVLSLNEDALWLRQGTLEGQSVIQANRASADGRVLFSVRLHQFDPDNRLTARIEANSATLTPDSWILRGVRRWELAATADGSLGEAEQIVELRVPTNLSTEQILDNFAPPESVSFWALPGFIRQLERAGFSGRRHRLYFQSELARPALFAAMVLIGAGFSLRHARFGQTGVMILLSIFAGFLLYFFKDLSESLGNSGDIPIILAAWAPPAVAILLALGLLLHLEDG
- a CDS encoding LPS-assembly protein LptD; its protein translation is MRTILAVMIWLAATLPSWAQGEEVTLLADRVDISGNGDVITASGAVTVRYQGQVLEARRIIYDRGADRLRAEGPIRLLTGDNVIVLADLAELDADMENGLVMGARLILDEQLQIAAESGERIGGRYNGLDRVVASSCVVCAERPTPLWRIRARRVVHDEVAERIYFRDAWFDLAGYPILYLPALRIPAPGVERATGALMPTFSGSDIYGYGVKLPYYVVLGDHADVTLTPFITSERTILLESEYRQNFRSGNIELSGAFSLTDGLEPGEIRGFVANRGHFDLAYGYDLDFELNLVTDDAFLQEFNYSDDDRLTSFLDVTRYRASDYTEFRIAGYQSLRDGEDAGEIPLVLPSFETRKVWDAGPLDGRLGAGLDVMNLVRTDGRDVLRLGGGGDWRGSHTFDTGIQFAAVGDLRFDAYHISDDAGFDEEFVTRTLPTVGVTLRWPWALNTGAATHVIEPIAQLVYSDSFQSGDIPNEDSLLPELDETSLFSLNRFPGQDAQETGSRANIGINYTRYDPNGWEASLTAGQVFREEAGDRFSVGSGLTGLTSDFIIAASVDLPPGLEMNASALFAPDSLTFRQGSFAIAYESVKFDVETGYVFLAADPQDQTMSLLPERQEYRLSTRYRFAPHWEFTGEFRYDLAETRSILRKAGLTYGNECAEIAFSVSRRLATSGNVPTSTNFGLSLNLTGLGSRSNPEWPTRSCAVR
- a CDS encoding peptidylprolyl isomerase; amino-acid sequence: MKRLLVASLLIALTPFAQPARAQESGTPYAPVVVVNESVITGYELEQRARMLEVFGAGGDVLALAEEQLISDRLQLQAAETLGLEIDDETVESAAEEFAGRRELTAEVLRNALQARGVAPETFNAFIRAGITWRSVVQSRFRRQATPTENDLDAALALADRGLQKSVLLQEIGMPFAENGEEETMDTAWRLSRELNRGGNFTGAVRRYSKTPSRARDGKLGWLPETALPPQVAAQILALQVGEVTAPIPITRGVSILKLLDVREEARESTSDGPLTVTYSELIIPLSQNAADGAVNAARNQAERIRSDTELCRDLDQRADEFGIGSGRSEPTPVGAVPQSISLLLSQMDPGDIEIQEDSRGVVLVMLCARSNETSPEEREALRQRLFNQRMNTLGQGYLQDLRGDAVIERRS
- the pdxA gene encoding 4-hydroxythreonine-4-phosphate dehydrogenase PdxA, translated to MPAPIALTMGDPAGVGPELSLAAHARLKNGAPFYLVGDVRHMRALAAGSGQTVAAITAPDDAAAVFADALPVLDLPLANPVTAGTPDLGNAAAVIGSIEAAVAQVHSGVASAVVTNPISKLVLREGAGFAFPGHTEFLAHLAGVSRSVMLLAAPALRVIPVTIHIPVSDVPAALTPEVLEQTLRIAHHAMISDFGLPEPRIAVAGLNPHAGEGGTMGHEDASVIAPVLERLRGEGMDLRGPLPGDTMFHPAARAGYDLAVCMYHDQALIPIKTLDFEHGVNATLGLPFIRTSPDHGTAFDIAGRGIASAESLIAAIEMAASMTGMRAR